Proteins from a genomic interval of Osmia bicornis bicornis chromosome 11, iOsmBic2.1, whole genome shotgun sequence:
- the LOC114878940 gene encoding exportin-4-like has product MAEQLMNELEKAAQVILAPPNLISTQQRRSAEEVFLNFRKTKCPYELCRQILETNTNDYILFEAAGLIKIALIREWQTLQSTVVSSLRQYLLHYVINKPNLAPYVRGVILQVIAIIIKSNSIFDKGKERQDILGEIENLIMTADLPRKLLGCHLISAIMQEFATNSKSTNIGLPWGLHFEIKGGFQSVDLKRIFKFSMGIVDELIKKDLEEDAVTLLKQLLPILENILTWSFLRDRVIVPMIELFQESGNPALNLTTDWQDIILVPAVLDLFFTLYWKVRGHPQLAYHARTCLVRLASLNGAKIPREVVELQYLSNYMERFLKLITSVDIIDQEAVGIANIIKTLLIFFKTSLYNHLPEDMFKSFLEQLSRLTCSFLENAAQEELSTVGDCLYTEALDALFDAWAYILSGKNRYPSEFYKRSSSQIFDIYLRCHLSPPQGIRNVEDKDLEKEEHDNEENDRERFKENLQIIGLFGRQVPHHSLPLLAQLIEDRISKLRENLNMLVGQTESLKNNCMIKLYEDIHWLVLIIGNILCMESDGEVALIPSAITTYDMEQVRQGKVDLNLTLQFLASSENISTDININTESVDHIIRLVADVFRLCAIEKTAISIHLDSILSPELSCTITWFLHKWSLHYLLPPEIHYFKISTTFIQAFGEDTAGASWAVNFLLEKVECNINAFKSEPALMNETINLLLSLVESPKKATYVRKSERFGNILNLATKGQYDFPQVVKRGLMQAVGQVAASVQNLNEQHSYWTEILQSLLDRLPIKQITSDEKFLQSYHQEEVKVQIIDILERLIGVGQGSQRSGLLFQHVYPVLRELPNLLSLYHNYHEVVELILELLCVYTKETVALWNLSETEAAQIYEICLGAIQSYTRCNANRLSADSTVEEDNYEDILLLMKLLMNIEDAFKERAVDAFLCGLSMLVPTMTIDLLKFPLLCSQYFKMITVLCELSPEKVLNLSPELLQPLLASVELGLFSFCHVVSTICCNIIEILAIQIYKDISNGRPRSQIMIPFLNVLITVVWSQEINSNLISSVDMPLYYLICCYQDEYQQVVQNILSTQTDQEIAERLSAAFRRLTSNIKWDTDHLSKNRFKKNFDRFITDVRGFLMVK; this is encoded by the exons ATGGCAGAACAATTAATGAATGAATTGGAAAAAGCAGCTCAAGTGATTTTG GCACCACCGAACTTAATTTCAACGCAACAACGTCGATCTGCGGAAGaagtttttttaaattttcggAAAACTAAATGTCCGTACGAGCTTTGTCGACAAATTTTGGAAACCAATACAAATGATTATATTCTTTTTGAAGCAGCcggtttaataaaaatagccCTAATACGAGAATGGCAAACATTACAGAGTACTGTTGTTTCCTCTTTAAGACAATACCTTTTACACTATGTGATAAACAAACCAAATTTGGCTCCGTATGTCAGAGGAGTCATACTACAagtaattgcaattataatcAAAAGTAACAGTATCTTTGACAAGGGAAAGGAAAGGCAAGATATACTAGGGGAAATTGAAAACTTAATAATGACTGCTGACTTGCCAAGA aaacttttaggATGTCATCTTATCTCAGCGATAATGCAAGAATTTGCAACCAATTCTAAATCAACAAATATCGGTTTACCATGGGGATTACATTTTGAGATAAAAGGAGGATTCCAGTCTGTTGATTTAAAaaggatttttaaattttctatggGAATAGTCGACGAATTGATTAAGAAAGATTTGGAAGAAGATGCTGTAACTCTTCTTAAACAGTTACTTCCAATTTTGGAAAATATACTAACTTGGTCGTTTCTTCGTGATAGAGTTATAG TGCCTATGATTGAATTATTTCAGGAGTCAGGCAATCCTGCATTGAACTTAACCACCGATTGGCAAGATATAATATTAGTTCCAGCTGTATtggatttattttttacattatattggAAAGTACGAGGACATCCGCAATTAGCTTATCATGCGAGAACATGTTTAGTTCGTTTAGCAAGTTTAAATGGTGCAAAGATACCTCGCGAAGTAGTGGAACTGCAGTATCTCTCTAATTATATGgagagatttttaaaattgataacAAGCGTCGATATTATCGACCAAGAAGCGGTTGGGATTGCTAATATAATAAAGACgctattaattttctttaaaacaaGTTTGTATAATCATCTACCCGAAGATATGTTCAAATCGTTTTTGGAACAATTATCGCGGCTAACTTGTTCGTTTTTAGAAAACGCAGCGCAAGAAGAATTG TCAACTGTTGGTGACTGTTTGTACACAGAGGCTTTAGATGCTTTGTTTGACGCGTGGGCGTATATATTGTCTGGAAAAAATAGGTATCCTTCGGAATTTTATAAACGAAGTTCCAGCCAAATATTTGACATATATCTTCGGTGTCACTTATCACCACCGCAAGGTATAAGGAACGTCGAGGACAAGGATCTTGAAAAGGAAGAACATGATAACGAAGAGAATGATAGGGAGAGATTTAaggaaaatttgcaaataattg gACTTTTTGGTAGACAAGTACCGCATCATTCTCTTCCATTATTGGCACAATTAATAGAAGATCGTATTTCTAAATTACGTGAAAATCTTAATATGTTAGTGGGACAGACTGAatcgttaaaaaataattgtatgaTTAAGTTGTACGAAGATATACATTGGTTAGTGCTTATAATAGGTAATATACTTTGCATGGAATCAGATGGTGAAGTTGCTTTAATACCTTCTGCGATAACGACCTATGATATGGAACAG GTGCGTCAAGGAAAGGTTGATTTAAACCTTACACTACAATTTTTAGCATCCTccgaaaatatttcaacagatattaatattaataccgaATCGGTAGATCATATCATACGTTTAGTCGCCGATGTTTTTCGTTTGTGTGCCATAGAAAAAACAGCAATATCTATTCATTTAGATAGTATATTAAGTCCTGAATTAAGTTGCACCATCACTTGGTTTTTACATAAATGGTCCCTTCATTACCTATTACCACCagaaattcattattttaaaatatcaacTACATTTATACAAGCATTTGGGGAAGATACGGCCGGTGCATCGTGGGCTGTTAATTTTTTGCTAGAAAAAGTAGAATGCAATATCAATGCTTTCAAGAGTGAACCGGCATTAATGAATGAGACTATAAACTTGTTATTATCGCTCGTTGAGTCGCCAAAGAA AGCCACTTATGTACGGAAGTCTGAACGATTtggcaatattttaaatttagcTACAAAAGGACAATATGACTTTCCACAGGTAGTTAAAAGAGGATTAATGCAAGCAGTAGGTCAAGTTGCTGCTTCAGTTCAAAACTTAAACGAACAACACTCTTACTGGACTGAAATTTTACAATCATTGTTAGATAGATTGCCCATAAAACAAATTACCTcagatgaaaaatttttacaatcttaTCATCAAGAGGAAGTAAAAGTTCAAATTATAGATATTTTGGAACGTCTTATTG GGGTTGGACAAGGTTCACAACGTTCTGGACTACTATTTCAACATGTATATCCGGTACTACGCGAACTTCcaaatttattatcattatatCATAATTATCACGAAGTAGTAGAATTAATTTTGGAGTTGCTCTGCGTATATACAAAAGAAACTGTAGCTCTTTGGAATTTATCAGAG ACTGAAGCTGCACAAATATATGAAATATGTTTAGGTGCAATACAAAGTTACACGCGTTGTAACGCTAATCGACTGAGTGCAGATTCAACTGTAGAAGAAGATAATTATGAGGATATTTTACTActaatgaaattgttaatgAATATTGAAGACGCATTCAAGGAACGAGCAGTAGATGCTTTTTTGTGTGGCTTGAGTATGCTTGTGCCTACAATGACtatagatttattaaaattcccCCTTCTGTGTTCACA ATACTTTAAAATGATAACAGTGCTCTGCGAACTTTCTCCTGAAAAAGTACTCAATTTATCTCCTGAACTATTGCAGCCACTTTTGGCATCGGTAGAATTaggtttattttctttctgtcATGTTGTATCCACGATATGCTGTAACATCATTGAAATCTTAGCAATTCAGATTTACAAAGACATTTCAAACGGACGTCCGCGAAGCCAAATAATGATACCGTTTTTAAAT GTACTTATTACTGTTGTTTGGTCACAAGAAATTAACTCGAATCTTATATCGTCCGTGGATATGCCATTATATTACTTGATATGTTGTTATCAAGACGAATATCAGCAAGTtgtacagaatattttatctACTCAAACGGATCAAGAAATTGCAGAAAGATTATCGGCTGCTTTTAGACGGTTGACTTCAAATATCAAATGGGACACTGACCATTTGAGTAAaaatagatttaaaaaaaattttgacaGATTCATTACCGATGTACGTGGATTTTTAATGGTTAAATAA
- the LOC114878943 gene encoding E3 ubiquitin-protein ligase ZNRF2, with protein MGAKASTVAQSAGGNGQSSTGANEAAMQGFSMLRSLPGGVSMLQHQHQQGNQSQTSRVSGDSRQRARSLSSVPDLSSGEQSSLASSVGVGVGQALGLPQLDSDEADEDSGRVYAAHSLPSHIWSLNGLKCPVCSKFILPDDIECHLVMCLTKPRLSYNEDILSDEKGECVICLEELQPGDVIARLPCLCIYHKNCIDKWFQVNRSCPEHPGD; from the exons ATGGGAGCCAAAGCAAGTACGGTGGCACAATCTGCTGGAGGCAATGGACAATCCTCTACTGGAGCAAATGAAGCTGCGATGCAAGGTTTTTCTATGCTTCGCTCTCTTCCTGGAGGTGTTAGCATGTTACAACATCAACATCAGCAAGGAAATCAATCACAAACCTCTAGAGTATCTGGAGATAGTAGACAGCGTGCTCGTTCCTTAAGTTCAGTGCCAGATCTTTCTTCTGGCGAACAGAGCAGTCTTGCTTCTTCGGTAGGAGTTGGAGTTGGTCAGGCACTTGGTCTACCACAACTTGATTCAGATGAAGCAGATGAGGATAGTGGTCGGGTATATGCAGCCCATAGCTTGCCTTCTCATATTTGGTCTCTTAATG gTCTAAAATGTCCCGTTTGTTCCAAATTTATTCTACCAGATGATATAGAATGTCACCTGGTCATGTGTTTGACCAAGCCACGTCTTAGTTATAACG AAGACATATTATCTGACGAAAAAGGTGAATGTGTTATTTGTCTTGAAGAATTACAACCTGGTGATGTTATAGCCCGCTTACCTTGCCTTTGTATATATCATAAAAA ttGTATCGATAAATGGTTTCAAGTGAATCGTAGTTGCCCTGAACATCCTGGGGATTGA
- the LOC114878941 gene encoding transcription initiation factor TFIID subunit 6-like: MECDKQNILKMNESESIYGTTLSQESIKVIAESIGVGNFPDEAAKDLAEDVSYRLKEIIQDAAKFMRHGKRQRMTTYDIDHALKIKNIEPTYGFFAKDHVPFRFASGGGRELHFVEEKEIDLNEVISMSSGQTWPKLPLEITLRAHWLCIDGVQPTIPENPPPVSKDIQRLESVDPTSKLTNKSQNIGVGKPGGGGKSQKLRNVETVHVKQLATHELSVEQQLYYKEITEACVGSDEARRAEALQSLSADPGLHEMLARMCTFIAEGVRVNVVQNNLALLIYLMRMVKALLDNPSLYLEKYLHELIPSIATCIVSRQLCMRPEVDNHWALRDFASRLMAQICKNFNTSTNNVQTRVTRMFSQALAKNSQTPLASLYGAIEGLCELGPEVIKALVIPKIKSISERIESCIEGPGLSSVDKNGAGHIKTLLVKSVAPVLKTIRSPPDYVEDYKQDYGYIGPALCAAVAKARTQPVTLTTTASTTALTTSQQGPTCTGKTIVQAVTSSSPGQQTGRTIMLGTSRTSGGTTTSGGQKFVILQSRSQTPTATNINTSAIQQQSQSQPQQQPSQQQVKIAQTNVTQQKTHIQSNAPKLVVVCMSSSNHGTTTVTQGNIATKAQNVFVTQQNVECSLSPEEEHSYQ, from the exons ATGGAATGtgataaacaaaatatattaaagaTGAATGAAAGTGAATCCATTTATGGTACTACATTATCGCAAGAATCAATAAAAGTAATTGCAGAAAGTATAGGTGTTGGAAATTTTCCTGATGAAGCTGCTAAAGATCTTGCTGAAGATGTAAGCTATAGACTTAAAGAAATCATACAG GATGCAGCAAAATTTATGAGGCACGGAAAACGTCAACGTATGACAACGTATGACATTGATCATGCTTTAAAAATTAAGAACATTGAACCAACTTACGGATTTTTTGCCAAGGACCATGTACCATTTCGTTTTGCTTCCGGCGGTGGTCGTGAATTACACTTTgtggaggaaaaagaaattgatctTAACGAAGTAATATCTATGTCTAGTGGACAAACGTGGCCCAAGTTACCTTTAGAAATTACACTACGTGCCCATTGGCTTTGCATAGATGGTGTTCAACCCACTATACCAGAAAATCCACCTCCAGTCTCTAAGG ATATTCAAAGATTAGAAAGTGTTGATCCAACTAGTAAACTTACAAATAAGAGCCAAAATATTGGTGTTGGAAAACCTGGAGGCGGTGGGAAAAGTCAGAAATTACGTAATGTAGAAACTGTTCATGTCAAACAGCTGGCTACCCATGAGTTAAGTGTTGAACAGCAACTATATTATAAAGAAATTACAGAAGCTTGTGTTGGATCAGATGAAGCACGAAGAGCTGAAGCTCTTCAGTCTCTTTCTGCTGATCCTGGTTTACACGAAATGTTAGCACGTATGTGCACTTTTATCGCCGAAGGTGTACGTGTTAATGTAGTGCAAAATAATCTTGCACTTCTCATTTATCTAATGCGTATGGTTAAAGCTCTTTTGGACAATCCTAGCCTGTATCTAGAAAAATAC ttGCACGAATTGATACCATCTATTGCGACTTGTATAGTTTCACGACAGTTGTGTATGAGACCAGAAGTAGACAATCATTGGGCTCTTCGTGATTTTGCATCGCGCCTTATGGctcaaatttgtaaaaattttaatacttcTACGAATAATGTACAGACCAGAGTAACCAGAATGTTTAGTCAAGCATTGGCTAAAAACAGTCAG ACACCGCTGGCATCACTTTATGGCGCAATCGAAGGATTGTGCGAATTAGGCCCGGAAGTAATTAAAGCGTTGGttattccaaaaattaaatcaatttctGAACGTATCGAATCATGTATCGAAGGTCCCGGTTTGTCAAGTGTAGATAAAAATGGAGCAGGTCATATAAAAACCCTCCTTGTG AAGTCAGTGGCTCCCGTTTTAAAAACAATACGATCTCCACCAGATTATGTGGAAGATTACAAACAAGATTATGGCTATATAGGTCCTGCCTTGTGTGCGGCAGTTGCAAAAGCTCGTACCCAACCGGTAACTTTAACAACAACTGCATCGACAACTGCTTTAACGACAAGTCAACAAGGTCCTACGTGCACTGGAAAAACTATTGTACAAGCTG TGACAAGTTCTAGTCCTGGCCAACAAACTGGACGTACAATTATGCTCGGTACAAGTAGAACTAGCGGTGGAACTACTACGAGCGGTGGACAAAAGTTCGTGATCTTACAATCACGATCTCAAACTCCAACCGCTACAAATATTAACACTAGTGCAATACAACAACAATCTCAGTCACAACCGCAACAACAACCATCGCAGCAACAAGTTAAAATAGCTCAAACTAATGTGACTCAACAGAAAACCCATATACAAAGTAATGCACCGAAATTAGTGGTTGTTTGTATGTCTAGTAGCAACCATGGTACTACTACGGTGACTCAg GGAAATATAGCAACAAAAGCACAGAATGTATTCGTTACCCAACAAAATGTCGAATGTTCGCTGAGCCCAGAAGAAGAACATTCCTATCAgtga
- the LOC114871071 gene encoding tRNA-dihydrouridine(20) synthase [NAD(P)+]-like, with amino-acid sequence MDEEVTKSLASKRLNYENKLILAPMVRIGTLPMRLLALDYGANIVYTEELIDWKLLRSFRRENDVLGTIDYVDKTDGTITFRTCPRERDQVVLQIGTCDAARALKVAKMIEQDIAGIDLNMGCPKLFSLVGKMGAALLQEPETAMNILKTLVDNLSIPVTCKIRVLPDLDKTLELCELLASTGISAIAVHGRTVNERPQHANRNEVLREISKKLSIPVIANGGSKEIQKYSDIFKFKEVTGCSSVMLARAAEWNCSIFSKNGLLPMEDVIKSYLKYAVDCDNPPSNTKYCIQNILREQQESALGRKFLSSQTLEQICAVWNLSDYCHLKRKEFDEKGLEGRSQVSPMKDDDKQNEDQMSNKRKLLDEEDVVLMHCAFLRNSYSTDLDLPKTILHKWTQSQRKKMPRYDTLQRGKLFRSIVTVDGRKFGSSFWEKNKKWAEQGAALVCLVSLGLVSDKNFATNDNISS; translated from the exons ATGGATGAAGAAGTAACAAAGTCATTGGCAAGCAAAAGATTGAATTatgagaataaactcatattAGCACCTATGGTGCGTATTGGTACCCTTCCTATGCGCCTTCTTGCACTTGATTATGGTGCTAATATTGTATACACAGAAGAACTCATAGACTGGAAACTATTAAGATCATTTCGCCGTGAAAATG ATGTTCTAGGAACGATTGATTATGTAGACAAAACAGATGGTACTATAACTTTTAGAACATGTCCCAGAGAGAGAGATCAAGTAGTTTTACAAATTGGTACTTGTGATGCAGCAAGAGCACTGAAAGTTGCTAAAATGATTGAACAAGATATTGCTGGAATTGATTTAAATATGGGCTGCCCAAAATTGTTTTCATTGGTAGGGAAAATGGGAGCTGCCCTTTTACAAGAACCAGAAACTGCAATGAATATTCTAAAAACATTGGTAGACAATTTGAGTATACCAGTAACTTGTAAAATTCGTGTATTGCCAGACCTAGACAAAACTTTGGAACTTTGTGAACTTTTGGCCTCAACTGGTATATCAGCAATAGCAGTTCATGGTCGTACTGTTAACGAAAGGCCTCAACATGCAAACCGTAATGAAGTTTTAAGAGAAATTTCCAAGAAGCTTTCAATACCAGTTATAGCAAATGGAGGTTCAAAAGAAATACAGAAGTATTCTGATATTTTCAA GTTTAAAGAAGTTACAGGATGTAGTAGCGTAATGCTTGCACGTGCAGCTGAATGGAATTGTTCAATATTTAGCAAAAATGGTTTACTTCCCATGGAAGATGTGATAAAGTCGTATTTAAAATATGCTGTGGATTGTGATAATCCACCTTCTAATACCAAGTACTGCATACAGAATATTCTTCGTGAGCAACAAGAATCAGCACTAGGCAGAAAGTTCCTTAGTTCTCAAACTTTAGAGCAAATATG CGCTGTATGGAATTTAAGTGACTATTGtcatttaaaaagaaaagaatttgatGAAAAAGGTTTAGAGGGAAGATCTCAGGTTTCGCCTATGAAGGATGACGATAAACAGAATGAAGACCAAATGTCAAATaagagaaaattattagaTGAAGAGGACGTAGTTTTAATGCATTGTGCATTTTTAAGAAATAGTTATTCGACGGATCTTGATTTGCCAAAAACTATATTACACAAATGGACACAAAGTCAGAGGAAGAAAATGCCGCGTTACGATACATTACAAAGAGGAAAGCTCTTCCGTTCTATTGTTACCGTCGATGGGAGGAAATTCGGATCATCTTTCTG ggaaaaaaataaaaagtgggCAGAACAAGGAGCGGCATTGGTTTGCCTTGTTTCATTAGGTCTAGTCAGTGACAAAAATTTCGCCACAAATGACAATATATCTTCGTGA
- the LOC114871194 gene encoding general transcription and DNA repair factor IIH helicase subunit XPB, producing the protein MGPPKRFKKDNDRGKWKKRKEDLEEFNDDDSLDDNEASGIPDAAKNDVEKQDETALEDEFGAKDYRSQMVLKPDCASRPLWVAPNGHIFLESFSPVYKHAHDFLIAISEPVCRPEHIHEYKLTAYSLYAAVSVGLQTHDIIEYLKRLSKTSIPDGIIKFIKLCTLSYGKVKLVLKHNKYFVESPYPEVLQKLLKDPKIQECRLKKSVENEKEEIITNVQSKTKVLQFGAKAMTNVPPGTTKITETSNDQVPAETATVPEDISTFYDKMDKEDEEEEEEQELKTVSFEVNQEKIEVIQKRCIELEHPLLAEYDFRNDSVNPDINIDLKPSAVLRPYQEKSLRKMFGNGRARSGVIVLPCGAGKSLVGVTACCTVRKRALVLCNSGVSVEQWKQQFKMWSTADDSMICRFTSEAKDKPMGCEILITTYSMITHTQKRSWEAEQTMRWLQEQEWGIMVLDEVHTIPAKMFRRVLTIVQSHCKLGLTATLLREDDKIADLNFLIGPKLYEANWLELQKRGFIARVQCAEVWCPMTPEFYREYLGCKMSKKLLLYVMNPNKFRCCQYLIRYHERRGDKTIVFSDNVFALKHYAIKMNKPYIYGPTSQSERIQILQNFKFNTKVNTIFVSKVADTSFDLPEANVLIQISSHGGSRRQEAQRLGRILRAKKGAIAEEYNAFFYTLVSQDTMEMNYSRKRQRFLVNQGYAYKVITKLAGMDEEPDLMYTSREEQGHLLQQVLSASDMDADEERIPGEGPRPIIRKAGNMTSMSGADDAVYSEYKKANKHPLFKKFRA; encoded by the exons ATGGGTCCTCCTAAACGTTTTAAAAAAGATAATG ATAGGGGTAAATGgaaaaaacgaaaagaagATCTTGAAGAATTCAATGATGATGATTCCTTAGATGATAATGAAGCATCAGGTATTCCTGATGCAGCGAAAAATGATGTCGAGAAACAAGATGAAACTGCATTGGAAGATGAATTTGGCGCAAAGGATTATCGTTCACAAATGGTTCTGAAACCTGATTGTGCTTCAAGACCTCTTTGGGTG GCACCAAATGGACATATCTTTTTAGAATCCTTTTCACCAGTATATAAACATGCTCATGATTTCTTAATTGCTATCTCAGAACCTGTATGCCGGCCAGAACATATTCATGAG TACAAACTAACTGCTTATTCATTATATGCTGCTGTTAGCGTTGGTCTTCAAACACATGAcataatagaatatttaaaaagacttAGTAAAACTAGTATTCCTGAtggtattataaaatttattaaattatgtacATTATCGTATGGCAAG GTAAAACTGGTATTGAagcataataaatattttgttgaaTCTCCATATCCAGAAGTATTACAAAAGTTATTAAAGGATCCAAAGATACAAGAATGTAGATTAAAAAAGAGTGTAGAAAATGAGAAAGAggaaataattacaaatgttcAAAGTAAAACAAAAGTTCTACag TTTGGGGCAAAAGCAATGACCAATGTTCCACCTGGAACTACCAAAATAACTGAAACATCTAATGATCAAGTTCCAGCAGAAACAGCAACTGTTCCCGAAGATATATCTACTTTCTATGACAAAATGGATAAAGAggatgaagaggaagaagaagaacaagaattAAAAACAGTCAGTTTTGAAGTAAATCAG GAAAAAATTGAAGTTATACAAAAGAGATGTATAGAGTTAGAACATCCATTGTTAGCAGAATATGATTTCCGCAATGATAGTGTAAATCCTGATATCAA tattgatttaaaACCATCAGCTGTATTAAGACCATATCAGGAGAAGAGTTTAAGAAAAATGTTTGGTAATGGACGTGCCAGATCTGGTGTTATAGTATTACCTTGTG GTGCCGGTAAAAGTTTAGTAGGAGTGACAGCTTGTTGTACAGTTCGGAAACGTGCATTGGTATTATGTAATTCCGGAGTGTCGGTAGAACAATGGAAACAACAATTTAAAATGTGGTCGACCGCGGACGATTCGATGATATGCCGATTTACAAGCGAAGCTAAAGACAAACCCATGGGCTGTGAAATTTTAATCACTACATACTCTATGATTACGCATACACAAAAGCGTTCATGGGAAGCTGAACAAACTATGCGATGGCTTCAAGAACAAGAATGGGGAATAATGGTTTTGGATG agGTCCACACAATTCCAGCAAAAATGTTCAGAAGGGTCTTAACTATTGTTCAGTCTCATTGTAAATTGGGTTTGACCGCAACGTTATTACGAGAAGATGACAAGATTGCTGATCTCAATTTTCTGATTGGTCCTAAATTGTACGAAGCCAACTGGTTGGAATTACAAAAGAGAGGCTTTATTGCAAGGGTACAGTGTGCTGAAGTTTGGTGTCCTATGACGCCAGAATTTTATAGGGAATATCTTGGTTGCAAAATGAGTAAAAAACTG TTGCTTTACGTAATGAATCCTAACAAATTTCGTTGCTGCCAATATTTGATACGGTACCACGAAAGGCGAGGTGATAAAACGATTGTTTTCTCGGATAACGTTTTTGCTTTAAAACATTATGCTATTAAGATGAATAAACCATATATTTATGGTCCAACTAGTCAA AGTGAACGAAtacaaattttgcaaaatttcaaatttaataccaAAGTAAATACGATATTCGTGAGTAAAGTGGCTGACACTTCCTTCGATTTACCGGAAGCAAATGTATTAATTCAAATATCCTCACACGGTGGTTCAAGAAGACAAGAAGCACAACGATTGGGACGTATTTTAAGAGCTAAGAAAG GCGCTATTGCGGAAGAGTACAATGCATTTTTCTATACCTTAGTATCACAAGACACAAtggaaatgaattattcaagAAAGCGTCAACGTTTCCTTGTGAATCAAGGATACGCTTATAAAGTGATCACGAAACTTGCAGGAATGGATGAA GAACCAGACTTGATGTATACATCAAGGGAAGAACAGGGTCATTTATTGCAACAAGTTCTGTCTGCTAGCGACATGGATGCAGATGAGGAAAGGATACCGGGTGAAGGACCAAGACCA ATTATACGTAAAGCTGGAAACATGACATCCATGTCTGGTGCAGATGATGCAGTTTATTCTGAGTACAAAAAGGCAAATAAGCATCCTTTGTTTAAGAAATTCAGAGCATGA